In Meiothermus ruber DSM 1279, the following proteins share a genomic window:
- the dxs gene encoding 1-deoxy-D-xylulose-5-phosphate synthase, with translation MILQKVNQPQDLKTLTQEELLQLAQELRSEIIRVCAQNGGHLASSLGAVELIVALHRVFDSPRDRLLFDVGHQAYAHKILTGRKEVFHTIRQEGGISGFTKVSESEHDAITVGHASTSLANALGMAIARDTLGENYHVVGIIGDGALTGGMALAALNVIGERKPRLLMILNDNEMSISENVGALNRYFKEYQTKKWVQDTQKWGKQVLEGISPRLFSLVDRAKEAAKLMLHQENPFYAWGIRYVGPVDGHDLPGLIHILEQIKELDGPTLLHIVTQKGKGYGVAEEDPIYWHGPPGFNPQKPEKVSKGYSWSAAFGDAVTELAHKEPRLFVITPAMREGSGLVKYSQTHPERYLDTGICEDVAATVAAGMALRGLKPVLAIYSTFMQRAYDQIIHDIAIENLSVVFAVDRAGIVGGDGATHNGVFDIAYLRTVPNVQIAAPKDALELRAMLKKALELGGPIAIRYARDNVEKAPEGVWPEIEWGRWEVLKEGSKAYILAFGKTLKYALEAAQDHPEIGVINARFLKPLDKGMLEALALEGYKLVTTEDHQKMGGFGSAVLEALNELGLKPDIRVLGLPDVFFDHGSIPRMHREAGIDAAAIRAALAGMGLEVKTATRRV, from the coding sequence GTGATATTGCAAAAGGTCAACCAGCCGCAAGACCTCAAAACCCTCACGCAAGAAGAGCTGCTGCAACTGGCCCAGGAACTGCGCAGTGAGATTATCCGGGTGTGCGCCCAGAACGGCGGCCACCTGGCTTCCTCGCTGGGGGCGGTGGAGCTGATTGTGGCCCTGCACCGGGTGTTTGACTCGCCCAGGGATCGCCTGTTGTTCGATGTGGGTCACCAGGCTTATGCCCACAAAATCCTGACCGGGCGCAAGGAGGTCTTCCACACCATCCGCCAGGAAGGGGGCATCTCGGGCTTTACCAAGGTCTCGGAGAGCGAGCACGACGCCATTACGGTGGGCCACGCCTCCACCTCGCTGGCCAACGCCCTGGGCATGGCTATTGCCCGCGATACCCTGGGCGAAAACTACCATGTGGTGGGCATCATCGGCGACGGGGCCCTGACCGGCGGGATGGCCCTGGCCGCGCTCAACGTGATTGGCGAGCGCAAGCCCAGGCTGCTGATGATTCTGAACGACAACGAGATGTCCATCTCCGAGAACGTGGGGGCCCTGAACCGCTACTTCAAGGAGTATCAGACCAAGAAATGGGTACAGGACACCCAGAAGTGGGGTAAGCAGGTCTTGGAGGGCATCTCACCCCGGCTCTTTAGCCTGGTAGACCGGGCCAAGGAGGCCGCCAAGCTGATGCTGCACCAGGAGAACCCCTTTTACGCCTGGGGCATCCGCTATGTGGGGCCGGTGGACGGGCACGACCTGCCGGGCCTGATTCACATCCTCGAGCAGATCAAAGAACTCGACGGCCCCACCCTGCTGCACATCGTGACCCAGAAAGGCAAGGGCTACGGGGTGGCCGAGGAAGACCCCATCTACTGGCACGGGCCGCCCGGCTTCAACCCCCAAAAACCCGAGAAGGTGAGCAAGGGTTACTCCTGGTCGGCGGCCTTTGGCGACGCGGTGACCGAGCTGGCCCATAAGGAGCCCCGGCTTTTCGTCATCACCCCGGCCATGCGCGAGGGTTCGGGGCTGGTGAAGTACTCCCAGACCCACCCCGAGCGCTACCTGGACACCGGCATCTGCGAGGATGTGGCGGCCACGGTGGCGGCGGGCATGGCCCTGCGGGGCCTCAAGCCGGTGCTGGCTATTTACTCGACCTTCATGCAGCGGGCCTACGACCAGATCATCCACGACATCGCCATCGAGAACCTGTCGGTGGTGTTTGCGGTGGATCGAGCCGGGATTGTGGGGGGCGACGGGGCTACCCACAACGGCGTTTTCGACATCGCCTACCTGCGCACCGTGCCCAACGTGCAGATTGCCGCCCCCAAGGATGCTCTGGAGCTTCGGGCCATGCTCAAGAAGGCCCTGGAGCTGGGCGGGCCCATCGCCATCCGCTACGCCCGCGACAACGTGGAAAAAGCCCCCGAGGGGGTCTGGCCCGAGATCGAGTGGGGCCGCTGGGAGGTGCTGAAGGAGGGCTCCAAGGCTTATATCCTGGCCTTTGGCAAGACCCTAAAGTATGCCCTCGAGGCCGCCCAGGATCACCCCGAGATTGGCGTCATCAACGCCCGCTTCCTCAAGCCGCTGGACAAGGGGATGCTGGAAGCGCTGGCCCTGGAGGGCTACAAGCTGGTGACCACCGAAGACCACCAGAAGATGGGGGGGTTTGGCAGCGCGGTGCTGGAAGCCCTTAATGAACTGGGCCTGAAACCCGATATCCGCGTGCTGGGCCTGCCGGATGTCTTCTTTGACCATGGCTCCATTCCCCGCATGCACCGCGAGGCCGGCATTGACGCTGCGGCCATCCGGGCAGCCCTGGCCGGGATGGGCCTCGAGGTCAAGACGGCCACCCGCCGGGTGTGA
- a CDS encoding MBL fold metallo-hydrolase codes for MKVFALAANTYLLDTPQGPLLVDSGLPGQRRRLERYLGSVKPAALLLTHHHLDHVGGAQMLWERYGLPIYAHPLDIPFISGEARRPPFPPIPGLGDWIANSPRPVPKEALRPVEEGAEVMGWQVVHLPGHTPGQIGLLREGVLLAADALRVGVKGPWVPPAMVNHDTQQARRTVGKIARLEAQKIYVGHGPPTTALAVRALAEKLGV; via the coding sequence ATGAAAGTCTTTGCGCTGGCGGCCAACACCTACCTGCTGGACACACCGCAAGGCCCGCTGCTGGTGGACTCGGGGCTGCCGGGCCAGCGGCGCAGGCTCGAGCGCTATCTGGGTAGTGTGAAGCCTGCTGCCCTGCTGCTCACCCACCACCACCTCGACCACGTGGGCGGGGCCCAGATGCTCTGGGAGCGCTACGGGCTGCCCATCTATGCCCATCCGCTGGATATCCCCTTCATAAGCGGGGAAGCGCGCCGCCCACCTTTTCCGCCCATTCCCGGGCTGGGTGACTGGATTGCCAACAGCCCCCGGCCGGTACCCAAAGAGGCCCTGAGGCCCGTTGAAGAAGGCGCGGAAGTGATGGGCTGGCAGGTGGTGCACCTGCCCGGCCATACCCCCGGTCAGATTGGCCTGCTGCGTGAAGGGGTTTTGCTGGCTGCCGACGCGCTGCGGGTGGGTGTGAAAGGCCCCTGGGTTCCCCCGGCCATGGTCAACCACGACACCCAACAGGCCCGGCGCACGGTGGGGAAGATCGCCCGCCTCGAGGCCCAGAAGATCTACGTGGGGCACGGGCCGCCCACCACTGCCCTGGCGGTGCGCGCCCTGGCCGAAAAGCTGGGGGTCTGA
- a CDS encoding rhodanese-like domain-containing protein, giving the protein MWGWFKNLLGLGPRVPRISALEAQEKLRAGALLIDVRTPLERKLSKIPGSQGLPLAELARRWESLPKDRPIICFCESGSRSQQAAEFLAEKGLEVYNLAGGISAWQAAGLPVKKGDLQR; this is encoded by the coding sequence ATGTGGGGTTGGTTCAAAAATCTGCTGGGGCTGGGGCCAAGGGTGCCCCGGATTAGTGCGCTGGAAGCCCAGGAAAAGCTCAGGGCCGGGGCACTCCTGATTGACGTGCGCACCCCCCTCGAGCGCAAACTAAGCAAAATACCGGGCTCCCAGGGCCTGCCGCTGGCCGAGCTGGCCAGGCGCTGGGAAAGCCTGCCCAAAGACCGGCCCATCATCTGCTTTTGCGAGAGCGGCAGCCGCAGCCAGCAGGCCGCCGAGTTTCTGGCCGAGAAGGGCCTCGAGGTCTACAACCTGGCCGGGGGAATTTCGGCCTGGCAGGCCGCGGGGTTGCCGGTGAAGAAGGGGGATTTGCAGCGCTAG